In Haliotis asinina isolate JCU_RB_2024 chromosome 15, JCU_Hal_asi_v2, whole genome shotgun sequence, the sequence CGAAGGGACGTGTCTCGTGGACAAGGGAATTCCAAGACATAAAACATTGCTTCCTTTAATGTTTATTTGGAAACAAAGGATCTGTCCATACTTCCTGCAAATCTGCATGTTCTTGTAAGAACACGGGATTTCTACCATATTTCCACTTGGTCTATATGTTGTTATCAGGACAAAGGATTTCCTCCATACTTCTTGCATATTTACGTGTTGTAAGGACAAAGGATTTCTACCATGTTTCGACTTGCTACGCATGGTGTTGCAAGGACAAAGTTCTGCTATATTTCCACTTGGTCTACATGTTGTAAGGGCAAAGGATATCTGACATCAACTGACGGGCATAAGAAAGTATACCAAATTTCGAATtccaatattttgaatattttaacgGAGTTTTGTTTCAAGATTACATAAACATATCACGAAACACAACACACGACGTTTTAAGCACGAGTTATGTGAAAATGCACTGGGTCCTACGAAAATCAGTTTTAATGATGAAAAAGGTAATGCACGAGCATCACATGATAGAAATGGTAATAGGTATAAAAACCCTGCAGTCAGTATTCCAAGACCAGAAGATTACTTCAACTGACGTGCCGAGATTAACTGCAAAACAGCACGAGAGGGCGACTGGTATGCTCCAACTGGGGGCTAGGCATGCTCATGTGGCAACAATCGTTGGCAGCACTCgaacagtagtatagggaatgacagttctaaaacacttcacatatagagtgtgctaaagctaagcaaagctaaacaaaagctaagcaaagctaaggaaatttgcttagcttttgtttagctttgcttagctttagcacactctatatgtgaagtgttttagaactgtcattccctatactactcgaACAACAAGGCGGCAGGCAACACTGAGGCAAACAGGTAGCACTGCTGACAGGCAAAGGAGCGTCAGACCACGAGTTACCACTGACAAAAAAGACACGTACCTGTGTTTATTGCATCTCCGTAATCGCTGtatcactgtgacgtcatcatcagCAACTTCGatgaatcatgtggtcagtCGAAGAACGGTTACCAGACGGCTGAGACATTATGGTATTCGTGCTTATCGACCATTCCGTGCGATGACCTTGACCCCTCGTCATCGACGTGACAGACTGAGAGGGGCCTGCACTGTGCAGCATTGGCAGAACCGGAATTGGCAACGAATTatgtttactgatgaaagcagtTTTCAGTTATTCCGTGGAAATAGTCGGGTCGAGTCTACCGTCGTAAAGGTGAGAGAACAGCACCCTGCCGCATTCAAGAGACGATTCATTTAGGTGGAGCGGATGTTATAGTCTGGGGACTCATATGCAGAGATTTGACGACAGAACTGATAATTTTCGGTGCCAACTTAACAGCCCAGCGTTACATTGATTAAGTTTTGCGTCCTGTTGTGCTACCATTCGTACAGCTACATCGGCGTGTTAtgtttcagcatgataacgccAACAAGTCCCATACTGCCAGGTTTATACAGGACTTTCTCCAGCATAATAACGTGAATGTTCTACCATGGCCAGTTCGATCCCCAGACATGTCGCCGATGGAACACTGTCACCTAGACAGACAAAATCGTCAAGACTTGGTAAATACATTGACAGTGGCGTGGCAGGCTAATGGAAACAACGTTATTCGACGACTGACTAACTGACAGACGTTGTGTTCAAGCATGAATCGTTGTGTTCAAGCATGCATCGATGCATATGCAGGACATACCTGTTACTGACATTCAGTTGTGTCTGATAATGACTCccctgatctgatctgatcattTCAACAAGCTCCAGTAGGTCTCTTAACAAACAGCAGATTTACAAATCACACCTTCTTCATTTAAACAGCTGTACATTTGTAATGTCAACCCAAATGCTGTAAATGTTATGATTATGAAGATCATTATTGACAAATGAGTAGTTGAACAATGAATTACATAACGTTGGACATAACgtattgttatataatcccAGAGACAAATTTGTGTTGGTAGAGTTTCTTTTTCCCATCAGTTTATTTCCACTTGATGTACATCATGttgtaagaaaaaaataatttgttcCATATTTCCTCTTGGTCTACATGTTGTcaggaaaaaatatttcaactacTATGTTTCGATTTGCTCTGCATGGTGTTGTAAGGACAAAGGATTCCTACCGTGTTTCCTCTTCGTCTACATGTTGCATCAAGGACAGGATTACTCATTCATTTTGTATCGGAGTACTTGTGTGAAATTCTGGACTCTTTCTCCAACAATGGTCATGTCTGGTTCGGATAGGCAAATATAACAAGGACGCCTAAGCTAAATCAAGCGAGTTAAAACGTAACGTCAtcttcggcaatatttcagcctcatTGGTGCGAGAGCAGTGGTAAATGTACTGTACAAATTAATAGTAGATGTACAGTACAAAACTGTCACAACTATTTATGTTATTTCTTTAATTAAACGAATGGCTCACTGTTGCAACAAAAATCATCTGGGTGAGATTTTCACCCGTCGTCGACTCTCTGATGATGGAAGTCGTCGACTCTCTGATGATGGAAGTCGTCGACTCTCTGATGATGGAAGTCGTCGACTCTCGGATGATGGAAGTCGTCGACTCTCGGATGATGGAAGTGTGTGGTCCTATGCAAAAAACTAAAGCAGCTAATGTTCACCAACGTTGGGAATGGAGAGTTCTTAGATGGGTGAACATGTTTGGTAAACTGACTGGTGAGGGTTTCTAGCGCTTCAGTCCTGCTACAATACAAAAATCGCAtgtgatactgtaacatatggTCTTACCTAtcacaagtgagtttgttcaaaactgcctctgttcactcaGAAGAAAAGGGGTAAGTCATGTCAACCTAGCGCCTAACAAGCAGCGTAGGTTATCCGGAGTAATCATGTCTACACTTTGCGCATGCACTGGTATGTGTATTATAGTGCATTACAGATGATCATTATGATGGCCACAGATCTGACAAGATGATTGTCCAAATCGCTCTGTTCAAAGAATGGATATACTCATTAACGTCGCGCGAATGCTCCTTTATTCTCAAAAGTTACGTCGAGAATCCATACTCCTAATTAAACGTTCAAGGTCGACTTGGTTCATTTCACCCCTGCAGGGCTGCGTCATGTTCGTTGAGAGTGGTCGTGTATGTTGATGCTTACGTTTCTAGACTGAGTGCTGTCGATGAAGATGTCGTTATGTTCTCCTGTTGTTGGGACTCTAGAACAGGGCGAACCGTGTATGCTCTTACTTTGTCAACCTGAAACACGAAACCATGTCGGCGATGTCCATGTCGGCGAGCAAATTAGACTCCTATATGTTCACACGGTTTGATTAACCAGAAATGCGCACGCACCATGCAAAGGTGTTCTGCTGGTCTCAGCAACCACCaccgctcgctgacttggttgactcatgccaTCGAATCTCAGATTTCTAGATcgattgcgtaggtcgatgaacatgatgttgatcactgtattgtctggtacaaactcgattatttggcgccatatagatggaacacTGGAAAGAAACCAAAGCAAATCTTAGTGGTGGTGAGTTGGGTCCTAAATCCCCATTtgtttgaaaagttcaattGTGGTGTCCtacgctgtgatattgctgtatttCTCTTACTGACGGCATAACACTATGTCCACTCACTCCGTCACTGTGTATTCATATTTAAATGATCATGTACAGTTTCTGCTTCATATTAAGCTTCGTCAGACTTTTCCGAAAATATTGCACGTCCGCTTCGAAAGATTCAAACCACAgaagttatttccctttattcAGAAGCAATATTCTATAATCAGTATATAATACAACTGTTTCGTTTCTTGTTTGTTAGTTAGTTACAGTCAGGTCTACAACAATGTTAGCCAATGTCATAGGACGAGATTTCAGGATAAACTAGTTATGCCTGCtttgtttgttatatttattttgcTTATACcataaaaagaaaaagaaaaactgtcaacgaaagacagtaaaatcaCTAGATATCTGAAAGTCTCCATGACGAAACTGTAAAAGTATATTCCTATAAACGATAATCCAATGTACAACGGACGCCAACAACTGAACGGGGGTGCATTTGATGTTGGAGGAAACCCGAAATGTTGATGATGAGGATCATGATGATGGTAGTTAAACTACTGATAACAgttgcagcagcagtagtagtagttgtagctaGAGtattagtagcagtagcagttgcAGCAGTCGTAACAgcagtggtgatggtagtagtagtagttgcagcagcagcagtagtagttgtagctaGAGtattagtagcagtagcagttgcAGCAGTCGTAACAgcagtggtgatggtagtagtagtagttgcagcagcagcagtagtagttgtagctaGAGTATTAGGAGCAGTAGCAGTTGCAGCAGTCGTAACAgcagtggtgatggtagtagtagtagttgcagcagcagtagtagtagttgtagctaGAGTATTAGGAGCAGTAGCAGTTGCAGCAGTCGTAACAgcagtggtgatggtagtagtagtagttgcagcagcagtagtagtagttgtagctaGAGTATTAGGAGCAGTAGCAGTTGCAGCAGTCGTAACAgcagtggtgatggtagtagtagtagtagcagcagtagtagttgtagtagtagcagcagctgtagtagttgtagctagagtagtagtagcagtagcagtagaagttgTAGCTAGAGtattagtagcagtagcagttgcAGCAGTCGTAACAgcagtggtgatggtagtagtagtagttgcagcagcagtagtagtagttgtagctaGAGTATTAGGAGCAGTAGCAGTTGCAGCAGTCGTAACAgcagtggtgatggtagtagtagtagtagcagcagtagtagttgtagtagtagcagcagctgtagtagttgtagctagagtagtagtagcagtagcagtagaagttgTAGCTAGAGtattagtagcagtagcagttgcAGCAGTCGTAGCAgcagtggtgatggtagtagtagtagtagcagcagcagtagtagttgtagctaGAGtattagtagcagtagcagttgcAGCAGTCGTAACAgcagtggtgatggtagtagtagtagtagtagcagcagtagtagttgtagtagtagcagcagctgtagtagttgtagctagagtagtagtagcagtagcagtagaagttgTAGCTAGAGtattagtagcagtagcagttgcAGCAGTCGTAGCAgcagtggtgatggtggtagtagtagtagttgcagcagcagcagtagtagttgtacctagagtagtagtagtagtagcagttgcAGCAGTCGGAACAgcagtggtgatggtagtagtagtagtagcagcagcagtagtagttgtagctaGAGtattagtagcagtagcagttgcAGCAGTCGTAACAgcagtggtgatggtagtagtagtagttgcagcagcagtagtagttgtagctaGAGtattagtagcagtagcagttgcAGCAGTCGTAACAgcagtggtgatggtagtagtagttgcagcagcagtagtagttgtagctaGAGtattagtagcagtagcagttgcAGCAGTCGTAACAgcagtggtgatggtagtagtagtagtagtagtagtagttgcagcagcagcagtagtagttgtagctaGAGtattagtagcagtagtagttgcagcaGTCGTAACAgcagtggtgatggtagtggtagtagttgcagcagcagcagtagttgtagcTAGAGtattagtagcagtagcagttgcAGCAGTCGTAACAgcagtggtgatggtagtagtagtagtagcagttgcAGCAGTAGCAGTTGCAGCAGTCGGAACAgcagtggtgatggtagtagtagtagtagtagcagcagcagtagcagctgCAGCAGTCGGAACAgcagtggtgatggtagtagtagtagtagtagtagtagtaccagcagcagcagtagcagttgcAGCAGTCGTAACAGCAGTGGTGATggcagtagtaatagtagtagcagcagcagttgcAGCAGTCGTAACAGCAGTGGTGATggcagtagtaatagtagtagcagcagcagtagcagcagtcgTAACAGCAgtagtgatggtagtagtagtagcagtagtagtagtagtagcagcagcagtagcagcagcagcagtagtaacagcagtCGTAACAGCAGTGgggatggtagtagtagtagtagtagtagtagtagcagcagcagcagtagcagcagcagcagtagtagcagcagtcgTAACAGCAGTGgggatggtagtagtagtagtagtagtagtagcagcagcagcagtcgtaacagcagcagtagtagtagtagtagcagcagcagcagtagcagcagtcgTAACAGCAGTGgggatggtagtagtagtagtaggaggaggaggaggagcaggatgaggaggaggaggaggaggagggttAGTAGTAGTATCTGTTGCTGCTATTGTTGTTGTAGGCGGTGGTGCTGGTGGCGTTGTCGTCGTCGTTTCTCATATACCACGCTTTGAAAGTTAAGCATTTTTTAGCGGAGTTGAACAGGCGTATAGCGCGTACCTTGCtaatattttacgtccgctATTTATGGTTAAGGCAagaagagttgtttccctttatTCACGTTTTGCCTTCAGCTGTATACCAACGTTGAAGAATCCAGCGTATCTTTTGTGAGTTTGTTAACTCTAATATCCAAACTGATAGGATTCATTcaataaaactaaaatattaGTATAATCCCTCACTGATCAGTAAAGTATGCGTAGAGATCACGAGACCGTTCCTCTAATTAGGATTTTTTGTTCTTGTGTAGATAAAGCGCTGATCCCTTATGTCAAACACTCGAGATAGACTCCCCACAAATATGAGAAGAAAGCCCACGTCCTTGGTTCACTTGAACATTGCTTAGAACGGAGAAAAAACATTACTCATTCCAAAATAGGCGCAGGCATTCCATGGAATGAGGTATGGAACCATTATTATCTTTGGATAGTTACGATGTTATATGTTAGATTGTTGttagtttgctgtttaacgtctcACTCAACtgtactccagctatatggcgatggtctccatcagacaaaaacaaatccagcgatcaacagcataagcatcaattttctaccaagtcagcaggcctgaccacccgatcccgtaagtcttCTGTTACGGTAcacatgggtcactgaagatcagttttaacgcggatcttcacgggttcattTGTGTAAAAATACATTAGACGACATGATTGTCTGCAAATCCGATCCAGTACTTGTAAATTGTGATCAGTTGTGATCAAATAAGTGATCACTTTTATCAGACCATACATTATTGCATTCAGACAGtggtatttgaaatgaaatgtccCTTTCAATGATCAGGACAAGTCCCACATGAAGACAGTGCTCTTCACAGTGGCATGGCTGACGGAGGGTCTCGTCATGGTAGCACTGACGAAAGCTAATTGCCACTTAAGGAGTCTCTATATACAATTTTCATATATATAAACCCATAAAAATAAACCCATTTTAGTCGTACGCCATAGATTAACATACACGGACGGCTATCATAgcgcgacccgtgaaggtcccggggtagaataggccttcaacaacccatgcctgccataaaaggcaactatgcttgtcgtaagaagcgacttacgggatcgggtggtcaggctcgctgacttggttgacacatgtcatcggttcccagttgcgcagatctatgctcatgttgttgatcactggattgtctggtccaaactcgattatttacagaccgccgccatatagctggaatattgctgagtgtggcgtaaaactaaactcactcactcactatcatagCGCTGAGAGAGCACCCAAAATCTAGGCGCAGGACTATGGGACAGACTCGTTCTCTGTCTACGGTGTAATGATGAAGCAATACTCAACTCAGGGTTGGAATAGCCGCAGGGCAAAGCAAAATGTACGTTTCAGAATTTCGCGGTTCACAGTTTGATCGGCTTCTTGCTGAAAATTGACATGTTACACTGCAGGTGAAAAGTCAGGTGCACGCCTGTTTGCAACATTCGCCGAGGCggatacaccagaaattggctccTCGAATCGAACTcagttcttcggcgtgacgagcggtcgctttaaccattcggctaCCCCAGCGTCCCAAACTGCTTGTAAAATTCTTTGTTTTCCTGAGATCATTTTAAAGCATTTTGTGAACGGGTTTGCATTGACCTTTTCGCTGCCCTCTGGCCAAGTGTTAATTGATCCAACGCTGAAGACAGCACTCGGTCACTACCCATCCAAGTGTTTGTCCAGATGTAGAAACAGAACTGCCTGTCTGTTGTCAATACATGTACTGAAACGAAGAGGACAGTACCCCGATGATAAATATGTTCCAGCAGTAATTTTATCAATTCTAAATCTTGTGTTCACGCTTTAGATAACTGctgttatcatttcatgataacaaGTAccaagttagaattgatcttcagcagttCCTGGTTGTCGTAAATGGAGACTGACGGCTCGGGTTGTCCGACTTGCCACATGtcacatgacacatgtcatcctatcacaactgcgtagatcgaagcttatgttgttgaacacttcattgtctggtacagagacaattatttacaaaccgccaccatatagttggaatattgctgagtgcgtcataaaactaacctcactcactcttcacatTGCTtggcaaaacaacaaacataatcaATGCTGTAACACTGGTAGAGTTGGGGTCATAATATTAAAGGATCGAGGAAATGCAAACTCAAAGTTCAAAATAAAACTCCTATAACACGGAATGCAATTACGCGTATGTGGCTTACTTCCAATATACAATTTTCTCCATTTATTTCAATTTTACCCACTGACTGGGTAACGTCCACACATAGGGATAACAATGTCGCTGACGTCGCCGTCACTACAGACGTTATACGACGCCACTTGCTACTGTGTCTGGCGCCCTGGAATATAACAGAGACGGTCAGCTCGGAGTGCATGTGTTTGAGCAGTTCAGGATCATGTTACACTGAGGAGGGTTATCAGTGatggccccgtttcacaaaggtCTCCTAAGTCTAAGATTTCGTAACTTTTTCTCGTAGCATGCCTTGTAGCAGTATAGGAAATTCAATGGcaacgagaaaacttacgagatctaaGGCTTACGagggttttgtgaaacagggcccggGTTAGTACAAATGCAACAAATGCAGGTACGCACACGAGCACACGCACCTGCACGCACACATATGTGCATGCAGGTGAGTTTACGTGAGTAAGTATGGTAATCTTCAACGTCACTTCAAGCCCGATTACACCTTGCATCTCATCATGACAGCGAAATTCACAAATACCTTCATCCTTGTTGATGCAGCGTTAAGTACttataatcactcactcactcaacacatgGGGCCCTGCATAACGACACATACTGATAAAGATGCGGTATAACGATCAACACAGCATTGCACAGTGTTGAAATACTTGGACAAATGAGAAGCGCTTCCATTTGACCATGTCTGACAGTTCTAATTTGTAGCGGCGTATCAATCCGGAAACCCAACCCCCTCCAGGGAGACCCTGACGGTTGGGGCAAGGGAATCACAGCAACGAACGATTCGCACAAGCAAGCAATCATTTTCAAATTCCATCTCAGGGCCCTAAGCGGTAATTTTGAAGCGAGAAATCTCAGTAATCACTCATTATCTGCGCAAGAAGAATCGTATTACCCGCAAACGGCTACTTAGTGGAGATATATCGTCATTCAGGGGCTAATAGTGCTACCTAGAATAACATGGCTGTATGGGGTATCGCTCAAGCCCGTCAGCTATGTAGCAATAATAGAACGTGTATCTCAATCTCCCTATGTTGTTCTCGCTTGGCGAGAGATTGCCTCTGTCAATGATACCATCTACTTTACACACCTTTGCCATCCGTTTATATCGCCTTCTGAAACTGCCGCTATTTTCCCTCACCTCCGTTTTAACCTTCCTTTCGTCCCTATAGTGTTCCTTGTGGGGCGTTGACAATTTAATTGACGCCTACAAATAACGTGCTGTCGTCTAATTGTCATTCGTTGTCGGATATAATTAATGAtattagtgtgtgtgttagcAGCAACGAAGACACATTAATAAAGAACGTGGTATCGCATTCATCATCCAGTGATCTGAGCTGATCCACAGAATGGTCCACAGAATGGTCTGCTGAATGATCCAAAGAATAGTCTACACACTGATCTACAGAATGATTCACAGAACTGTC encodes:
- the LOC137265019 gene encoding ice-structuring glycoprotein-like translates to MRPELNARSKGKTTDTYGAPNHSYSLMLVIGRNEKFKVWAPSDKEPWSVTWIKSTGPKSETVDQSLPIRNCQKYHYYNYTNHNHHRSHYYNYNNHNHHRSHYYNYTNHNHHRSHYYTYNHNHHRSHYYNHNHNHHRSHYYNYTNHNHHRSHYYTYNHNHHRSHYYNHNHNHHRTQSLLQLQPPQPPPQSLLQLHQAQPPPQSLLQLHQPPPQSLLKLQPPQQPPLHYYNYTNHNHHHSHYYNYNHHNDHRSHYYNYNHHNHHRSHYYNYTNHNHHCSHYYNYTNHNHHRSHYYNYTNHHRITTTTTTTTTTAVTTTTTPTTTTTAVTTTTTPTTTTTAVTTTTTTTTTTTAVTTTTTPTTTISAVTTTTTPTTTTTAVTTTTTTTTTTTAVTTTTTPTTTISAVTTTTTPTTTTTAVTTTTTTTTTISAVTTTTTTITTTTSSLLQPQPQPPPQSLLQPQPQPPPHAVTTTTTPTTTTTAVTTTTTTTTTTTSVTTTTTTTTTTTSVTTRNTTTTTTTTVTTTTTPTTTAVTTTPTTTTTTAVTTTTTTTTTTAVTTTTKFHQIISPPPTTTIAATDTTTNPPPPPPPHPAPPPPPTTTTTIPTAVTTAATAAAATTTTTAAVTTAAAATTTTTTTTIPTAVTTAATTAAAATAAAATTTTTTTTTIPTAVTTAVTTAAAATAAATTTTTATTTTITTAVTTAATAAATTITTAITTAVTTAATAAATTITTAITTAVTTAATATAAAGTTTTTTTTTITTAVPTAAAATAAATTTTTTITTAVPTAATATAATATTTTTITTAVTTAATATATNTLATTTAAAATTTTTITTAVTTAATTTATNTLATTTTAAAATTTTTTTTTITTAVTTAATATATNTLATTTTAAATTTTITTAVTTAATATATNTLATTTTAAATTTTTITTAVTTAATATATNTLATTTTAAATTTTTITTAVPTAATATTTTTLGTTTTAAAATTTTTTITTAATTAATATATNTLATTSTATATTTLATTTTAAATTTTTTAATTTTTTITTAVTTAATATATNTLATTTTAAATTTTTITTAATTAATATATNTLATTSTATATTTLATTTTAAATTTTTTAATTTTTITTAVTTAATATAPNTLATTTTTAAATTTTTITTAVTTAATATATNTLATTSTATATTTLATTTTAAATTTTTTAATTTTTITTAVTTAATATAPNTLATTTTTAAATTTTTITTAVTTAATATAPNTLATTTTTAAATTTTTITTAVTTAATATAPNTLATTTTAAAATTTTTITTAVTTAATATATNTLATTTTAAAATTTTTITTAVTTAATATATNTLATTTTTAAATVISSLTTIIMILIINISGFLQHQMHPRSVDHTLPSSESRRLPSSESRRLPSSESRRLPSSESRRLPSSESRRRVKISPR